A single region of the Cronobacter condimenti 1330 genome encodes:
- a CDS encoding YdgH/BhsA/McbA family protein, producing the protein MNMRIVLALLFVLGVAGCKAPPPAVTDDTIETSVVNGVTLTHRHAVTPPKEFQPVNEEYRAMYPASVMTRPDFGGKVVRQLETGKTYNVLGQVEGYWLAIADQGEEQLIGYVPLRAAVKSDLYDATVRKEIPKLRRKVAKPNCVTVDGNSKACKNTKSGTWVID; encoded by the coding sequence ATGAATATGCGAATCGTATTAGCCCTGCTGTTTGTGTTAGGCGTAGCTGGTTGTAAAGCACCGCCTCCTGCCGTTACGGATGACACTATCGAGACCAGTGTGGTTAATGGCGTCACGCTGACGCACCGCCACGCGGTGACTCCGCCTAAAGAGTTCCAGCCGGTTAACGAAGAATACCGTGCGATGTATCCGGCGTCGGTCATGACCCGTCCGGATTTCGGCGGCAAAGTGGTTCGTCAGCTGGAAACCGGCAAAACCTATAACGTACTGGGCCAGGTTGAAGGCTATTGGCTGGCGATTGCCGATCAGGGTGAAGAACAACTGATTGGTTATGTTCCGCTGCGCGCGGCAGTGAAGAGCGATCTCTACGACGCAACTGTTCGTAAAGAAATCCCGAAACTGCGCCGTAAAGTTGCCAAACCTAACTGCGTGACGGTGGATGGCAACAGCAAAGCCTGTAAAAACACCAAAAGCGGAACCTGGGTTATCGATTAA
- the tssJ gene encoding type VI secretion system lipoprotein TssJ yields MKNRTVLRQGFLAFLLAALTLLSGCLSSSRSVPSQYSLHFQAHPQINNSAPLKVRVLLLKSDADFMSADFYSLQNNAQTVLGANLLNSDEFFLMPGQLDKTLSGQSSLDARYIGVMAEYQALDGKKWRISLPLPAPSDSSIYKFWKWSSDELEAKVFLDVNGIRVINE; encoded by the coding sequence ATGAAAAACCGTACCGTTTTACGCCAGGGCTTCCTGGCGTTTTTGCTTGCCGCTCTCACCTTGCTGAGCGGCTGTTTATCGTCTTCACGCAGCGTTCCTTCCCAGTACAGCCTGCATTTTCAGGCTCACCCGCAAATTAATAATTCCGCACCGTTGAAAGTCCGGGTGCTGCTGCTGAAATCTGATGCTGACTTTATGTCTGCCGATTTCTATTCGCTGCAGAACAATGCTCAGACCGTGCTGGGCGCGAACCTGCTCAATAGTGACGAGTTCTTCCTGATGCCGGGCCAGCTGGATAAAACCCTCAGCGGTCAAAGCTCGCTTGACGCGCGCTATATCGGCGTCATGGCGGAATATCAGGCGCTTGACGGTAAAAAATGGCGAATCTCGCTGCCGCTCCCTGCACCCAGTGACTCCAGCATTTATAAATTTTGGAAATGGTCATCCGACGAGCTTGAGGCAAAGGTGTTTCTTGACGTCAACGGGATCCGCGTCATCAACGAATAA
- a CDS encoding GNAT family N-acetyltransferase, with protein MSGIITIRSVTPVGIDFDRLREESQALGFNMLDRLAVHWMDGSNAFCAPGEQLLGAFLGDALVGVGGLNRCPFDTHPRAGRVRHLYVSHAVRRVGVGNQLLKTLADHAHNAFDYLNIRAPESAFSFYLQAGFLPVTQHPHITHRLSLPLFA; from the coding sequence ATGTCAGGAATCATCACTATCAGGTCTGTTACCCCGGTCGGCATCGATTTCGATCGGCTGCGTGAAGAGAGTCAGGCACTCGGCTTTAACATGCTGGACCGGCTCGCCGTCCACTGGATGGACGGCAGCAACGCCTTCTGCGCCCCCGGTGAGCAATTGCTCGGTGCGTTTCTCGGCGACGCGCTGGTCGGCGTCGGCGGACTGAATCGCTGCCCGTTCGACACGCATCCTCGCGCAGGGCGCGTGCGGCATCTTTATGTCAGCCATGCGGTACGCCGCGTGGGCGTCGGCAATCAACTTTTGAAAACCCTCGCCGATCATGCCCACAACGCTTTTGATTACCTCAATATTCGCGCGCCGGAATCCGCCTTCAGTTTTTACTTACAGGCGGGTTTTTTGCCGGTGACGCAGCATCCGCATATTACGCACCGGCTTTCCTTGCCGCTGTTCGCCTGA
- the emrD gene encoding multidrug efflux MFS transporter EmrD yields MRILANRHLLMMLILLVAVGQMAQTIYIPAIADIALEMNVREGAVQSVMAAYLLTYGVSQLIYGPISDRVGRRPVILTGLVIFIVATLVALEARSLTVLILAGCLQGMGTGVGGVMARTLPRDLYDGPALRHANSLLNMGILVSPLVAPLLGGLLDTWWGWRACFAFLLMLAVVVACCMFRWMPETRPVQAQRPRLLASYKLLFGTASFNCYLIMLVAGLAGVAVFEACSGVLMGAGLGLSSLAVSVLFILPIPAAFFGAWFAGRTHKRFTTLMWQAVLSCLSAGVLMWLPGWLGIMNIWTLLIPAALFFFGAGMLFPLATSGAMEPFPFLAGTAGALVGGLQNCGSGLLAWSSALLPQNGQFSLGMLMTAMGVLMLACWLPLAHRERMPEQTI; encoded by the coding sequence ATGAGAATATTGGCTAACCGTCATTTATTAATGATGTTGATTCTGCTTGTCGCCGTCGGGCAGATGGCGCAGACGATTTATATCCCGGCTATCGCCGATATCGCGCTGGAGATGAATGTGCGTGAAGGCGCAGTGCAGAGCGTAATGGCGGCGTATCTGCTGACCTACGGCGTGTCGCAACTGATTTACGGCCCGATCTCAGACCGCGTCGGCCGCCGCCCGGTTATCCTCACGGGCCTGGTGATTTTTATCGTCGCGACGCTGGTGGCGCTGGAGGCACGCAGCCTGACGGTGCTGATTCTGGCGGGGTGTTTGCAGGGGATGGGCACTGGTGTTGGCGGCGTGATGGCGCGTACGCTGCCGCGCGATCTCTATGACGGCCCGGCGCTGCGTCATGCTAACAGCCTGCTGAATATGGGGATTCTGGTCAGCCCGCTGGTGGCCCCGCTGTTAGGCGGCCTGCTGGATACGTGGTGGGGCTGGCGCGCGTGCTTCGCGTTTCTGCTCATGCTGGCTGTGGTGGTGGCGTGTTGTATGTTCCGCTGGATGCCGGAAACCCGCCCGGTTCAGGCGCAGCGCCCGCGCCTGCTGGCAAGTTATAAACTGCTGTTCGGTACCGCGAGCTTTAACTGTTACCTGATTATGCTGGTCGCCGGGCTCGCGGGCGTTGCGGTATTTGAGGCGTGCTCCGGCGTGCTGATGGGCGCGGGGCTTGGGCTTAGCAGCCTCGCGGTGAGCGTGCTGTTTATTCTGCCTATTCCGGCGGCGTTCTTCGGCGCCTGGTTTGCAGGCCGCACGCACAAGCGCTTTACGACGCTCATGTGGCAGGCGGTGTTGAGCTGTCTTTCGGCAGGCGTGCTGATGTGGCTACCGGGGTGGCTTGGCATCATGAATATCTGGACGCTGCTTATCCCCGCCGCGCTGTTTTTCTTCGGCGCCGGGATGCTCTTTCCGCTCGCCACCAGCGGCGCGATGGAGCCGTTTCCGTTTCTGGCCGGGACCGCCGGCGCGCTGGTTGGCGGGCTACAAAACTGTGGGTCCGGGCTGCTGGCATGGTCGTCGGCGTTGCTGCCGCAGAATGGCCAGTTTAGCCTCGGGATGCTGATGACGGCGATGGGTGTGCTGATGCTGGCGTGCTGGCTGCCGCTGGCGCACCGTGAGCGGATGCCGGAGCAGACGATTTAG
- the tisB gene encoding type I toxin-antitoxin system toxin TisB, whose protein sequence is MSGVDLFILILKLIVAVLQLLDAVLKFLR, encoded by the coding sequence ATGAGCGGAGTGGATCTGTTTATTCTTATCCTGAAACTCATTGTTGCAGTCCTGCAACTGCTTGATGCTGTCCTGAAGTTCCTTCGGTAA